A region of Moorena producens PAL-8-15-08-1 DNA encodes the following proteins:
- a CDS encoding helix-turn-helix domain-containing protein, with protein MNKCVGTTEAASLLGITPRRLRQLLDSGRVRGAYKSGKFWIIPLFNYLPQITKKNRGPKGTWRKSRPPALAKINVNRNRIGSNNHKSPKERLPVISVKRSGDNTYGNQVEILGPCRIVYQPDNPLDCGARLWIETFSDIHFIGGSFPASGG; from the coding sequence ATGAACAAGTGTGTTGGTACTACTGAAGCAGCATCTCTGTTGGGTATAACTCCTCGACGATTACGGCAATTGCTTGACTCCGGTAGAGTAAGGGGTGCTTATAAAAGCGGTAAGTTCTGGATTATTCCTCTGTTCAACTATTTGCCTCAAATCACCAAGAAGAACCGGGGACCGAAAGGAACTTGGCGTAAAAGTCGTCCTCCTGCTTTAGCCAAGATTAATGTTAATCGTAATCGGATTGGCTCCAATAACCACAAAAGCCCTAAAGAGCGGCTGCCAGTGATTTCGGTAAAACGAAGTGGCGACAATACCTATGGCAACCAGGTAGAAATTCTCGGTCCGTGTCGGATTGTGTATCAACCAGATAACCCTCTTGATTGTGGAGCTCGTCTGTGGATCGAAACTTTCAGTGATATTCACTTTATCGGTGGGAGTTTTCCAGCCAGTGGTGGTTAG
- a CDS encoding M48 family metallopeptidase, with protein MATYPGISSDAFKHPLDQQAEQALRSVPGFDLVSRKFVEFLYERPQFVYLMGNSIKVGPRQYANIYHLFRECVRDLDVHPEPALFVSQNSQVNSYALGQDHPYIVINTGLLDLLNEAEIRTILAHELGHIKCGHTILIQMAMWAMNAASMLSEMTFGLGNIVSTGLIFAFYEWRRKAELSADRAALLVIDDLKTVMQTMMKVSGGSAKHLQECSLDEFIRQSENYQELDQDSLNQIYKFLLYNGGINRQFLSHPFPVERIHYLRKWAISEEYRKIRQGNYQRVTKKGAVDVDSNPPSNNSVNEAEQLQRQIQELQREINRIKNK; from the coding sequence ATGGCCACCTATCCCGGAATTTCTAGCGACGCTTTCAAACACCCCCTTGACCAACAAGCGGAGCAAGCTTTACGCAGTGTCCCTGGTTTTGATTTAGTTTCTCGTAAGTTTGTAGAATTTCTCTACGAGCGTCCCCAGTTTGTTTATCTGATGGGGAACAGTATCAAAGTCGGACCGCGCCAGTATGCCAATATTTATCACTTATTCCGAGAATGTGTTCGGGATTTAGATGTACATCCTGAACCAGCCCTATTTGTTAGTCAAAACTCTCAGGTTAATAGCTATGCTTTAGGTCAAGACCATCCTTACATAGTTATCAACACTGGCTTATTAGATTTACTGAATGAAGCAGAAATTCGTACTATCTTGGCTCACGAATTAGGACATATCAAGTGCGGTCACACCATCTTAATTCAGATGGCGATGTGGGCAATGAATGCTGCCTCTATGTTAAGTGAAATGACCTTTGGCTTAGGGAATATCGTCAGCACTGGCTTAATTTTCGCCTTTTATGAATGGCGTCGCAAAGCTGAATTATCCGCTGACCGTGCTGCCTTACTAGTGATAGATGACCTGAAGACTGTGATGCAAACGATGATGAAAGTGTCTGGTGGCAGTGCTAAGCATCTACAGGAATGCAGTCTTGATGAATTTATCCGTCAATCAGAAAATTATCAAGAACTAGACCAAGACAGTCTCAATCAAATCTATAAGTTCTTACTGTATAATGGTGGTATTAATCGTCAATTTCTGAGCCATCCCTTTCCAGTTGAACGCATACACTACCTGCGAAAGTGGGCAATTTCAGAGGAATATCGCAAAATTCGTCAGGGCAATTATCAACGTGTTACCAAAAAGGGAGCAGTTGACGTTGACTCGAATCCACCATCGAACAACTCAGTGAATGAAGCGGAACAGTTGCAGCGTCAAATCCAGGAATTGCAACGGGAAATTAATCGTATCAAGAATAAATAA
- the larC gene encoding nickel pincer cofactor biosynthesis protein LarC, which yields MTKLAYLDCPTGIAGDMCLGALVSAGVPWEYLLEKLAALGIEQEYHLRLSQVHHNGQLATKVDVDLPDQDHQHHHHQQEHHHEHGHEHHHEHGHEHHHEHGHEHHHEHRSGITEISTPEQNHHHHPTRHLPDIEKLITAAKLPSRVCQWSLAIFRKLAEAEGAVHGISPDKVHFHEVGATDAIIDIVGTCLGLDWLGIDQIYCSPLPTGGGTVWAAHGRLPVPVPAVLKLWESRQVPVYSNGIERELVTPTGAAIAVTLATSFGSPPAMTIQKIGNGGGSRQLPIPNMLRLWIGESSEAVKLSKSKVKPSNLPPQTLHQSPLSANSSSANSSLETISVLETQIDDLNPQAIGYVFEELFNAGAVDVFTQAIGMKKSRPGILLSVICHPQDLEACQAVLFRETTTLGVRRLTQQRAILPREIQQVQTKYGQISVKVAWSDRSPHKTIMNVHPEYQDCAKLAKDNNCSWLEVHHLALSTWYSQHGAKGAGSRE from the coding sequence ATGACAAAGCTAGCTTACTTAGATTGTCCCACTGGAATTGCTGGTGATATGTGCCTAGGAGCACTAGTTTCTGCGGGTGTACCGTGGGAATATTTACTGGAAAAGCTAGCAGCACTCGGAATTGAGCAAGAGTATCACTTAAGACTTAGCCAAGTACACCACAATGGTCAGTTGGCAACCAAAGTTGATGTAGATTTACCAGATCAAGACCATCAGCATCATCACCATCAACAGGAACACCACCATGAACACGGCCATGAACACCACCATGAACACGGCCATGAACACCACCATGAACACGGCCATGAACACCACCATGAACACAGGTCAGGCATAACAGAGATCAGTACACCTGAGCAGAATCATCATCATCATCCCACACGACACTTACCAGACATAGAGAAATTAATTACAGCAGCAAAATTACCCTCAAGAGTATGCCAGTGGAGTCTTGCTATCTTCCGGAAACTAGCAGAAGCGGAAGGAGCTGTTCATGGTATTTCTCCAGACAAAGTTCACTTCCATGAAGTAGGCGCTACTGATGCGATTATCGATATAGTCGGTACTTGCTTAGGCTTAGATTGGCTAGGAATTGACCAAATCTATTGTTCTCCACTGCCCACTGGTGGCGGGACAGTATGGGCAGCTCATGGTCGGCTACCGGTGCCAGTACCAGCAGTACTAAAATTGTGGGAATCCCGTCAGGTGCCAGTTTACAGTAATGGGATTGAGCGGGAATTAGTAACACCAACGGGAGCAGCTATTGCCGTTACCTTAGCCACTAGCTTTGGTTCACCACCAGCAATGACTATTCAAAAAATAGGTAATGGTGGCGGTTCTCGACAATTACCCATTCCCAATATGTTGCGATTGTGGATTGGTGAGTCCTCAGAAGCCGTCAAGCTTAGCAAGTCCAAGGTTAAACCGTCAAACTTACCCCCACAAACCCTACACCAGTCACCCCTTTCTGCTAACTCTTCTTCTGCTAACTCTTCCCTAGAAACTATCTCAGTGCTAGAGACTCAAATAGATGACCTCAATCCTCAAGCCATTGGTTATGTATTTGAGGAGTTATTTAACGCTGGTGCTGTGGATGTGTTCACTCAAGCTATTGGCATGAAGAAATCTCGACCAGGTATCCTCCTGAGTGTCATCTGTCATCCTCAAGATCTAGAGGCCTGTCAGGCAGTATTATTCCGAGAAACCACTACCTTAGGCGTGCGACGTCTGACTCAGCAACGAGCGATCTTACCTCGGGAAATCCAGCAGGTACAGACTAAGTATGGCCAAATTAGTGTGAAAGTGGCTTGGAGCGATCGCTCACCTCACAAAACGATTATGAATGTCCACCCAGAATACCAAGATTGCGCTAAGTTAGCCAAGGACAATAACTGCTCTTGGTTAGAAGTACATCACCTAGCACTCTCCACTTGGTATTCTCAACATGGAGCAAAGGGAGCAGGGAGTAGGGAGTAG
- a CDS encoding L-threonylcarbamoyladenylate synthase, whose amino-acid sequence MATIYTIHPETPQIRRIEKIREYLEDGAVMLYPTDTVYAIGCDLHVKSAVQRVRRLKQLSNDKPLTFLCSSLSNIAKYARVSDPAYRIMKHLIPGPYTFLLPATKLVPKLVMSPNRKTTGIRVPDHNVCQALLSALGHPIISTSAHLPNQDGDTPTVGLERAKLFDALDGLVDIIVDNDLEPGFQVSTILDLTGSEPMMVRQGLGWEEAIAWI is encoded by the coding sequence ATGGCTACTATTTATACTATCCATCCGGAAACACCTCAAATACGTCGAATAGAGAAAATAAGAGAGTATCTCGAAGATGGTGCAGTGATGCTCTATCCCACTGACACTGTCTATGCGATTGGTTGTGATTTACATGTGAAGTCCGCAGTGCAACGAGTTAGGCGTTTGAAGCAACTATCCAATGATAAACCCCTGACGTTTTTGTGTTCGTCTCTGTCCAATATTGCTAAATATGCTCGGGTAAGTGATCCAGCTTACCGGATTATGAAGCATTTGATTCCCGGACCGTATACGTTCTTGTTACCAGCAACCAAGTTAGTACCAAAGCTGGTGATGAGTCCCAATCGTAAAACTACTGGTATCCGAGTCCCAGATCATAACGTTTGTCAGGCGTTGCTTTCAGCTCTAGGTCATCCAATTATTTCTACCTCGGCTCATCTACCCAATCAGGATGGTGACACTCCAACGGTGGGATTGGAACGGGCTAAACTATTTGATGCTCTCGATGGTCTCGTAGACATCATTGTGGACAATGACTTAGAACCGGGATTTCAAGTCTCAACTATCCTCGACCTGACTGGTTCAGAACCGATGATGGTGCGGCAGGGTTTGGGATGGGAGGAAGCGATCGCTTGGATTTAG
- a CDS encoding HetZ-related protein gives MQVKTVTNHQNSATNNQAPEITLDNQTQNLTQVLVEELQSEIGAKSRSIQAVAHRITLEVERICTKSDRIQNSGEIDTWKLNLARHRLHKCLSYYKLGSRQGRVELHSTLSTMVYRHVAPSQSQLNFSARYNLIEDFLQDFYAECLKAFRRENPVDSDYTPRTQLELAEYMGFSEQYAKRRITLRGRGSQQLIVLRAQSFSRRQPNETPVDIEQAVEYGRDEEAQEHNRSATVQQVRSNLIEKTIDPSDAVLRDRIISELIKYLESNGHNDCANYLVLKLQDLAAPEIDEIMGLTPRQRDYLQQRFKYHVEKFSRSAQWKLVHQWLGADLDQKLGMSSKQWDIFVAQLDSQQQALLPLKQAQKSDQEIAKALKCTQKQVQKRWTKVLELAWKTRNSEIGHGN, from the coding sequence ATGCAAGTCAAAACTGTTACTAATCATCAAAATTCCGCCACTAACAATCAGGCTCCGGAAATTACTCTAGATAATCAAACCCAAAACTTGACCCAGGTCTTAGTGGAGGAACTCCAGTCGGAAATTGGAGCTAAATCCAGGAGTATTCAAGCGGTTGCCCACCGGATTACCTTGGAGGTAGAACGGATTTGTACTAAGAGCGATCGCATCCAGAATTCCGGTGAAATTGATACTTGGAAGTTGAATCTAGCACGTCATCGACTGCACAAATGTCTGTCATACTACAAACTAGGTTCTCGGCAGGGTCGTGTGGAACTCCATAGTACCCTCAGTACCATGGTTTATCGCCATGTGGCACCGTCCCAATCTCAGTTAAACTTTTCTGCTCGATACAATTTGATTGAGGACTTTTTACAGGACTTTTACGCTGAGTGCCTCAAAGCCTTCCGCCGGGAAAATCCTGTTGATTCTGACTACACTCCCCGTACCCAGCTAGAACTAGCAGAGTACATGGGCTTTAGTGAGCAATATGCTAAGCGACGCATTACCCTACGTGGTCGTGGTAGCCAGCAGTTGATTGTACTCAGAGCACAAAGCTTTTCCCGACGCCAGCCTAATGAAACCCCTGTGGATATTGAACAGGCTGTGGAGTATGGTAGGGATGAAGAAGCCCAAGAGCACAACCGTTCAGCTACTGTACAACAGGTACGCTCAAACCTGATTGAGAAAACCATTGACCCCAGTGATGCTGTTTTACGCGATCGCATTATCTCTGAGTTGATCAAATACCTAGAGTCTAACGGTCATAATGACTGTGCTAATTATCTAGTGTTAAAGCTGCAAGACCTGGCTGCACCAGAGATTGACGAAATCATGGGTCTAACACCCCGTCAGCGGGATTATCTACAACAGCGCTTTAAGTACCATGTAGAAAAGTTCTCTCGTTCAGCTCAGTGGAAATTGGTACACCAATGGCTAGGAGCAGACCTGGATCAAAAACTAGGGATGTCATCCAAGCAGTGGGATATCTTTGTGGCTCAACTCGATAGCCAACAGCAAGCCTTACTGCCCCTGAAACAGGCGCAAAAGAGTGATCAAGAAATTGCCAAAGCCCTCAAATGTACCCAAAAACAAGTGCAAAAGCGCTGGACTAAGGTGTTGGAACTAGCTTGGAAGACTCGTAACTCAGAAATTGGCCATGGCAATTAG
- a CDS encoding PHP domain-containing protein, which translates to MVVNIAQGSASPKIAAKNQQALRQVWETIEPDSCPYRYNFHMHTIYSDGKLKPEELIKQAITIGLKGLAITDHHSVSGYQVAQACIEKWQQESSFCDSLPQFWTGVEITANLLNDDVHILGYAFDPEHPSLKRYFTGIAPTGNDAEAGAVIDAIHQAGGLAVLAHPARYRKSADELIAAIANLGIDGVETYYAYTNPEPWKPSPKQTKLVLQLSATYNLFNTCGTDTHGLSLLKRI; encoded by the coding sequence ATGGTAGTCAATATTGCTCAAGGGTCTGCTTCACCTAAGATAGCAGCAAAAAATCAACAAGCTCTCCGGCAAGTGTGGGAAACGATTGAGCCTGATAGCTGTCCCTATCGCTACAATTTCCATATGCACACGATTTACTCTGATGGTAAGCTCAAACCGGAAGAGTTGATCAAACAGGCAATTACCATTGGTCTTAAGGGACTTGCCATCACCGATCACCACTCCGTTAGTGGTTATCAAGTTGCTCAAGCTTGTATAGAAAAATGGCAGCAGGAGTCATCTTTCTGTGATTCATTACCCCAGTTCTGGACTGGTGTCGAAATTACCGCCAACCTCCTGAATGATGACGTTCATATCCTCGGTTATGCCTTTGATCCAGAACATCCTAGTTTAAAGCGCTATTTCACTGGCATCGCACCGACCGGTAATGATGCTGAGGCTGGTGCAGTGATTGATGCTATCCATCAGGCTGGTGGTTTAGCAGTGTTGGCTCATCCAGCCCGTTACCGTAAGTCAGCAGATGAGTTAATTGCTGCTATAGCCAACTTAGGCATTGATGGTGTTGAAACTTACTATGCCTACACCAATCCTGAACCCTGGAAACCTAGTCCAAAACAAACTAAGCTTGTGTTGCAGTTGAGTGCTACCTACAATCTATTTAATACCTGTGGCACTGATACTCATGGGTTAAGCTTGCTCAAGCGTATTTGA